ATGCGAGACGTGGAATATGGATGGCTGCTGCGTTACATGCACTCCACCGGCGCTTCCGCGTTTTTCGTGGTCGTTTATATGCACATGTTCCGTGGTCTGATTTATGGTTCGTACCAGAAACCACGCGAGCTACTGTGGATCTTCGGTATGTTGATCTTCCTGGCGTTGATGGCGGAAGCTTTCATGGGCTACCTGCTGCCATGGGGTCAGATGTCTTACTGGGGTGCACAGGTAATCATTTCCTTGTTTGGTGCTATTCCGGTTATCGGTGACGACCTGACATTATGGATTCGTGGTGACTATGTTCTGTCTGGTGCAACACTGAACCGCTTCTTTGCACTCCATGTTGTAGCGCTACCCATCGTGATTCTGTTGCTGGTAGTACTGCACATCTTGGCACTTCATGAAGTGGGCTCAAACAACCCGGATGGTATCGAAACCAAGCTGCCTAAAGGCACTAAAGGCGAAGGTTACGAAACTCAGTTCCCATTCCACGAGTACTACACCAAGAAGTACGACATCATCGACTCTGTGCCTTTCCACCCATACGGTACAGTGAAGGATCTGATTGGTGTGGGTCTGTTCGGTATTCTGTTTGCTTACGTTATCTTCTTCAATCCAGAGATGGGCGGCT
The nucleotide sequence above comes from Grimontia kaedaensis. Encoded proteins:
- a CDS encoding cytochrome b, which produces MENLLNWFEKRLPAVNAYKKHLSEYPMPKNFNFWYLFGSLAMLVLVNQLLTGIWLTMSYNPSAEGAFASIEYIMRDVEYGWLLRYMHSTGASAFFVVVYMHMFRGLIYGSYQKPRELLWIFGMLIFLALMAEAFMGYLLPWGQMSYWGAQVIISLFGAIPVIGDDLTLWIRGDYVLSGATLNRFFALHVVALPIVILLLVVLHILALHEVGSNNPDGIETKLPKGTKGEGYETQFPFHEYYTKKYDIIDSVPFHPYGTVKDLIGVGLFGILFAYVIFFNPEMGGYFLEPPNFEAANPLKTPEHIAPVWYFTPFYAILRAVPDKLMGVVLMGLSIAVLFLLPWLDRCKVRSYRYRSKIHLANIAQFTVSFIALGILGALPATPTYTLMAQIFSFGYFMFFVALFFYSKNEATKPLPERVNYK